A stretch of Geobacter sp. DNA encodes these proteins:
- a CDS encoding HsdR family type I site-specific deoxyribonuclease, with product MATENQIEQSLITKLQDLKYTYRSDIRDKAALEQNFLQKFQVLNRVNLTAAEFARLRDEIITADVFTAAQALREKGKFTREDGTPLEYMLVNIRDWCKNEFEVINQLRINTDNSHHRYDVILLINGLPLVQIELKTLQISPRRAMEQIVDYKNDPGNGYTNSLLCFMQLFIVSNETDTRYFANNRNQHFSFNAEERFLPIYQHADEKNDKIAHLHDFADDFLEKCSLGRLISRYMVLVQSEQKILIMRPYQIYAVKAIVECIHQNRGNGYIWHTTGSGKTLTSFKASTLLKDNPDIEKCLFVVDRKDLDRQTREEFNKFQEGCVEHNTNTEAMVRRMLSDDYADKVIVTTIQKLGLALDENSKRNKAKQKEGKQTYKERLEPLRDKRVVFIFDECHRSQFGENHKAIKEFFPKAQLFGFTGTPIFDENATYQQIDGNVGSFKTTKDIFEKELHAYTITHAIDDKNVLSFHIDYFGKEGDKKPKKGQTPPPDAVINAILQKHDSATDHRRFNAILATASINNAIEYYELFKTMQAKKQAEDETFESLNIACVFSPPAEGNKDVQQLQEDLAQEKEDNQQEPEKKKAALKAIIDDYNRQYGTNHTINEFDLYYQDVQQRIKDQKYSNADYPRKNKIDITIVVDMLLTGFDSKYLNTLYVDKNLKHHGLIQALSRTNRVLNDSKPWGNILDFRYQEEEVDDAIKLFSGAAIDRAREIWLVDPAPVVVQKFKEEVGKLESFMKSYGLACEPSQVVNLKGDDAKVKFINHFKEVQKLKTQLEQYTDLDDQSKQTIEQKLPTDTLRSFKAAYLDTALELKRKQGKGDEVGPEVQQLEFDLVLFASSLIDYDYIMGLIAKSTQKSGKQKMTRAQLIEMIRSHSNLESEREDIVDYINSLTIGEVLSTKEINEGFQAFKVQKAAADLANIANKHGLQTAALQAFVDAIMGRMIFDGEQLTDLLAPLGLGWKARREAELALMADLLPYLQKLAGGREISGLNAYE from the coding sequence ATGGCAACTGAAAACCAGATCGAACAAAGCTTGATCACAAAGCTACAAGATCTCAAATACACCTACCGCTCGGACATCCGCGACAAGGCAGCGCTTGAGCAGAATTTCCTCCAGAAGTTCCAGGTACTAAACCGTGTAAACCTGACAGCCGCGGAATTCGCCCGCCTGCGCGATGAGATCATTACCGCAGATGTTTTCACCGCCGCACAGGCCTTGCGCGAGAAGGGCAAATTTACCCGCGAAGACGGCACACCACTGGAATACATGCTGGTCAACATCCGGGACTGGTGTAAGAACGAGTTCGAGGTCATCAACCAGCTTCGCATCAATACCGACAACAGCCATCACCGCTACGACGTTATCCTCCTGATCAACGGCCTGCCGCTGGTGCAGATCGAGCTAAAAACTCTGCAAATCAGCCCGCGCCGCGCCATGGAGCAGATCGTCGACTACAAAAACGACCCCGGCAACGGCTACACCAACTCACTGCTCTGTTTCATGCAGTTGTTTATCGTCAGTAACGAAACCGACACCCGCTACTTTGCCAACAACCGTAACCAGCACTTCAGTTTTAACGCCGAAGAGCGCTTTTTGCCGATCTACCAGCACGCCGACGAGAAAAACGACAAAATCGCTCACCTGCACGACTTTGCCGACGACTTCCTCGAAAAGTGCAGCCTCGGTCGCTTGATCAGCCGCTACATGGTTCTGGTGCAAAGCGAGCAAAAAATCCTCATCATGCGCCCTTACCAAATCTACGCGGTCAAGGCCATTGTTGAATGTATCCACCAGAATCGCGGCAACGGTTATATCTGGCACACCACCGGTAGTGGCAAGACGCTCACCTCGTTCAAGGCATCTACCCTGCTGAAAGACAACCCAGACATCGAAAAATGCCTATTCGTGGTGGATCGTAAAGATCTCGACCGCCAGACCCGCGAGGAATTCAACAAATTCCAGGAAGGCTGTGTCGAGCACAACACCAACACTGAAGCCATGGTACGCCGCATGTTGTCGGACGACTATGCCGACAAGGTGATCGTTACCACCATCCAGAAGCTGGGCCTGGCGCTGGACGAAAACAGCAAGCGCAATAAGGCAAAGCAAAAAGAGGGCAAACAGACCTACAAGGAACGCCTCGAACCCCTGCGCGACAAGCGCGTGGTTTTCATCTTTGACGAATGCCACCGCTCCCAGTTTGGCGAGAACCACAAGGCCATCAAAGAGTTCTTCCCCAAGGCGCAACTGTTCGGCTTTACCGGCACACCGATCTTTGACGAAAACGCCACCTATCAGCAGATCGATGGCAATGTCGGCTCATTCAAAACCACCAAAGACATTTTCGAAAAAGAGCTGCACGCCTACACCATCACCCACGCCATCGATGACAAAAACGTGTTGAGTTTCCACATCGACTACTTTGGCAAGGAAGGGGACAAAAAGCCAAAGAAGGGGCAAACACCGCCGCCGGATGCAGTCATCAACGCCATACTGCAAAAGCACGACAGCGCCACCGACCATCGCCGTTTCAACGCGATACTGGCCACGGCTTCCATCAACAACGCCATTGAATACTACGAGCTATTCAAAACGATGCAGGCAAAAAAACAGGCCGAAGATGAAACCTTCGAGTCACTCAACATCGCCTGCGTTTTCTCGCCACCGGCAGAAGGCAACAAAGACGTGCAGCAGCTACAGGAAGACCTGGCACAGGAAAAGGAAGACAACCAGCAAGAGCCGGAGAAAAAGAAGGCCGCGCTCAAGGCCATTATTGACGACTACAACCGCCAATATGGCACCAATCACACCATCAACGAATTCGACCTCTACTATCAGGACGTGCAGCAGCGCATCAAGGATCAGAAGTACAGCAACGCCGACTACCCGCGCAAAAACAAGATCGACATCACCATCGTGGTGGACATGCTGCTCACCGGGTTCGACTCCAAATACCTCAACACCCTGTACGTGGATAAAAACCTCAAACACCACGGTCTGATCCAGGCCTTGTCACGCACCAATCGCGTGCTCAACGACAGCAAGCCCTGGGGCAATATCCTCGATTTCCGCTACCAGGAAGAAGAAGTAGACGACGCCATCAAACTTTTTTCCGGCGCAGCCATAGACCGGGCGCGGGAAATCTGGCTGGTCGACCCCGCCCCGGTGGTGGTGCAAAAGTTCAAAGAAGAGGTGGGCAAGCTGGAATCCTTTATGAAGTCCTATGGGCTGGCCTGCGAGCCTTCGCAAGTGGTCAACCTCAAGGGCGACGACGCTAAGGTGAAATTCATCAACCATTTCAAGGAAGTGCAAAAGCTCAAGACCCAACTAGAGCAATACACCGACCTCGACGACCAGAGCAAACAGACCATCGAGCAGAAACTGCCCACCGATACCCTGCGTAGCTTCAAGGCCGCCTATCTCGACACCGCGCTGGAACTCAAGCGAAAACAGGGCAAAGGTGATGAGGTGGGGCCAGAAGTGCAGCAACTGGAATTCGACCTGGTGCTGTTCGCCTCCAGCCTCATCGACTACGACTACATTATGGGGCTGATTGCTAAATCCACCCAGAAATCCGGCAAGCAAAAGATGACCCGTGCGCAATTGATCGAGATGATAAGGAGTCATTCGAATCTTGAGAGTGAACGAGAAGATATCGTCGACTATATCAATAGCCTAACAATAGGCGAAGTCCTGAGTACAAAAGAGATCAATGAAGGTTTCCAGGCCTTCAAGGTGCAAAAGGCCGCCGCCGACCTAGCCAACATCGCCAACAAGCACGGCCTGCAAACCGCAGCGCTGCAAGCCTTCGTCGACGCCATCATGGGCCGCATGATTTTCGACGGCGAGCAGCTCACCGACCTGCTTGCGCCGCTAGGGCTGGGTTGGAAAGCGCGGCGTGAAGCCGAGCTGGCACTGATGGCAGACCTGCTGCCCTATCTGCAAAAACTCGCGGGCGGGCGCGAGATATCGGGGTTGAATGCGTATGAGTAA
- a CDS encoding AAA family ATPase, with the protein MQFMIVTAIQQHKIERDRTLAATTIPRELLNKTLPQMESSLIKVITGPRRAGKSVFAFQLLRGRDFGYINFDDERLTGLVDFDELMRSVVAVYGGVTTLLFDEIQNVPSWELIVNRLQRQGYNLVITGSNAHLLSRELGTHLTGRYLESRLLPFSFREYLTAKDADPADEPMVQHHFAAWLHTGGYPEVVVNNTPLETYLPTLFDSILFKDIVRRYRVKYPQKIHELAHYLTTNHSCEYTCNALKGALGFRSVHTVENYVAYLAESFLFFPVERYSTKLKELLKAPRKGYAIDLGLIEAIKFKQQPDTGRLLENAVAIELFRQGADFFTYKSAGGKETDFVIRTGITTSELIQVTLETTSPKTLKREMSGILAAARELSCSQLTVLTGNETWEKSDDGLTVRALPVWKWLLMREM; encoded by the coding sequence TTGCAGTTCATGATAGTGACTGCCATACAACAACACAAAATCGAGCGTGACCGCACCCTGGCTGCAACGACTATTCCCCGTGAATTACTGAACAAGACGCTGCCGCAGATGGAGAGTAGCCTGATCAAGGTCATTACCGGGCCGCGCCGCGCCGGTAAGTCGGTTTTCGCATTTCAACTGCTGCGAGGGCGTGACTTTGGCTACATCAACTTTGACGATGAGCGGTTGACCGGGCTGGTCGATTTTGACGAACTGATGCGTTCCGTGGTTGCCGTCTACGGGGGAGTGACCACACTGCTGTTTGACGAAATCCAGAATGTCCCGTCATGGGAGCTGATCGTCAACCGCTTGCAGCGGCAGGGATACAATCTGGTCATCACCGGTTCCAACGCGCACCTGCTCAGCCGTGAGCTTGGCACTCATCTGACCGGTCGTTACCTTGAGTCCCGCCTGCTCCCCTTCTCTTTTCGCGAGTACTTGACAGCCAAGGATGCCGACCCGGCAGATGAGCCGATGGTTCAGCATCACTTTGCCGCCTGGCTCCATACCGGCGGCTATCCCGAAGTAGTGGTCAACAACACCCCCCTGGAAACCTATCTTCCGACCCTGTTCGACAGCATCCTGTTCAAGGACATCGTTCGGCGTTACCGGGTTAAATATCCGCAAAAAATTCATGAGCTGGCCCATTATCTCACCACCAACCATTCGTGCGAGTACACCTGCAACGCCCTCAAGGGGGCGCTCGGCTTCCGCAGTGTCCATACCGTAGAAAATTATGTCGCCTATCTGGCGGAATCGTTTCTCTTCTTTCCGGTGGAACGGTATTCCACCAAGCTGAAGGAACTTCTGAAAGCTCCGCGCAAGGGGTACGCCATTGACCTGGGGCTGATCGAAGCGATCAAATTCAAGCAGCAGCCCGACACCGGCCGTTTGCTGGAAAATGCCGTGGCGATTGAGCTGTTCCGCCAAGGTGCGGATTTCTTCACCTACAAGAGTGCTGGTGGCAAAGAGACCGATTTCGTCATCCGCACCGGTATCACCACCAGCGAACTGATCCAGGTGACCCTCGAAACTACATCACCAAAAACCCTGAAACGGGAGATGAGCGGCATACTGGCCGCGGCACGTGAGTTGTCATGTTCACAGCTCACGGTACTGACCGGCAATGAAACCTGGGAGAAGAGCGATGACGGCCTGACGGTCAGGGCGTTGCCGGTCTGGAAGTGGTTGTTGATGCGGGAAATGTAA